From the Terriglobia bacterium genome, the window ATATGCTCCGGTTCGTAATAATCGGCAAAAGAAAACGTGTGGTAGGTGTTGAGCCACCCGTGATCGAAATGCCCGCGTTCCTCCGCTTTGCGTACCTTGATCATAACCTCCTCCTTGCCCCGATCGCGCCGCCGGCTCCATCTTCAGGAATGCGCCGCGGCAGCCTTGCTGAGCTCGACATCGAGCGATGTCTTCAGATGCTCTATATGTTTTAACGTTTATCGTTATAACAAACATTATGCCAAAAATTTTTACCCGTCCTCCCGGCGCGCCGCCTCCAGCAGTTCAATCAGCCTGCGCGCCTGTTTGCGCTTCAGGTGCGCCAGCTGGCGGCGGTGGACTTCCGCGACCGGCCGGTCCAGCTCTTCGAGCAGCTCCAGTCCCGCCTCGGTGATGCGCGTGAAAATCACGCGCCGATCCTTCGCATCCCGGGAGCGAGCCACCAGGCCGCGCGTCTCCAGCCGGTCCAGGAGCCGCGTCACGTCGGGATCGCGGGTGATCATGCGCTCGCCTAATTCCCGGCACGGCAGGCCGTGGGGGCGGGCGCCGCG encodes:
- a CDS encoding MarR family transcriptional regulator, whose amino-acid sequence is MKRGQKEEIPKGKPSRSLGEEAFLNLQRTADAFMRGFEETLRPFGLTQTQYNVLRILRGARPHGLPCRELGERMITRDPDVTRLLDRLETRGLVARSRDAKDRRVIFTRITEAGLELLEELDRPVAEVHRRQLAHLKRKQARRLIELLEAARREDG